One Pyrococcus furiosus DSM 3638 genomic window, TAATCATTATCGATCACCTCTAACCTTTCTTTGCTATACATATTTAAAGAGTATAACTCCACAAATTAGGGAGGTGTCATAATGATAGGACTTGTCTCTTTTACAGACCCTAGGAAAACCGCTCTCTCCCACGAAAGAGAAAGTGCAATTAAAGAAAAACATGAAAAGTTGCTGAAAGAGTTGAGTGAAGAGTTTGAGATCCTCGATATAAATGCAGAACTTGGAAAGTATTCTGAGGAAATATTTGGAATTAACAGTGTTGAGGAAGCAATTGAAGCGGGTAGGATTGCTAAATCAAAAGGAGTAAGCGGAGTCATTCTTGGTCTCTGGCACTGGACAGAGAGTAATTTAGTTACATATTTCATTAAAGAGGCAAATGTACCCATACTACTTTATAGTGATGGCGATCCAAATTGGGCTGGAGCTACATGTGTAACTTCAGTTGGAGCTTCTCTTTGGGAAAGTTCAGTGAACGAATACGCGATCAGACACTCCAGAGTCATTGGGGATGTGGAGCTAGTAAAAGCCTGGGCAAGGGCTAGTGAAGCTATAAAAGCACTCTCCGAAAGGGCTCTATTATTGTTCGGAGGAACATACACCTTGGGAATGGAACACTTAATGGACGATCTGCCAAGACTAAAGAAGTTTGTAGGAGACTTCATAATTCTCGACCAGTACGTAGTAATAAAGGAAGGCGAAAGTATTGAGGATGAAAAAGTTGAAGAATTCTATAATTGGCTAATGAAGAACACAAATGTGAAGTTTGACAATAAGATGCTAACTCCAGAAGTGCTTAAAAAACAAATAAGGCTTTACCTAGGAGCAAAGAAAATTGTAGAGGAAAGAAAAGAAAGAGTAAGCGGAATTTCAATAAAGTGTCAGCCTGAGTTGAGTGAGGTTTACGGTGTCACAGCATGTACAATCCCAGCTTTCTTCCCCTTTAACCAAGATGCCTTTGGAGAAAAGCCAATAATCCCTGCTACCTGTGAAGGAGATATAAAGGGAACCATTTCCTCAGCTTTGCTGTACTATTTAAGCGGGAAACCGCCACTCTTTGGAGATATAAAGTACGTAGACGATGAAATTGTGATAATAGCGAACTGTGGAGCTTCCTCCCTCTACTATGCAAGGCTAAGTGATGATGCTTATGAAAACCTTAGGGCGGTAACAATTCAAGGGCAGTGCCAAGGAAAGAGTGGGGGAGCGTTAACCTATAGAACTCCCCCTGCAGAATTCACCGTTGCTAGACTAATAAGAAGAAACGGAAAATACTATCTCCTTTACTTCTTTACGGAAGGAGTTGAGATAACGGAAGAAATTGAAAGAAAGCTCAAATGGGGGAAACAGTGGCCGCACACAGCAATTAAAAATCCTCTCGACTCACAAGATTTTATAAGGGTTATGGGAGCTAACCATCTGTCACTAGTCCCAGGGGATTACACTGCAGAGATAGAATATGTAACTAAAATCTGGGGAATCGAAGGAATAGATCTAAGCGACCCAATCGAAGTTAAGAAATTCTTGAAATCTTGATTTCTCCATTTTTTATTGCCAGTTTATGCTTTTTCCCGTTTATAATAACTGGATAAATTGAAAGGTTTGGAAGCTTAGTGTTTTCTCTTGAGACTCCTTTGGGAGTAATTCCTAATGAGGCCGTAATAAATGCAAATATGGAAGACGCACTCCATGCTTGAGGCTCATTTGCTCTGGGAATTATAAATGGTTCTGGAGCATCAACACCCGCATAGAGCTCGGGCAACGAATTCAACCGCAAGAAAGCTCTTAGAACTCTCAATGCTACATCTTCCGCCTTTTCGAGCTCTCCAACCTTTGAAAGACCTAAAGCTATTATAGCGTTGTCGTGTGGCCATATGCTTCCGTTATGATAGCTAAATGGATTGTAGGCCTTTTCTTTCTCAGACAACGTTCTAATTCCCCACCTAGTTAGAAGTTCTGAAGAAAAGAGAGCCTCAATGACTTTTTCTTGATCTTCCACAATCCCAGAGAACAATAAATGCCCCTGATTTGAGGCCAATACATCTGAATTCAAAGCAAGCTTATACCCCTTTTTTCCCTTAAACTCCCTGTTAAACTTCTTTTTTAATTCTCTAGAAAGCTGGATAAGATAGTTTTCATCAGGATTAATTATTTCTGAAATTTCTGCTAGAGAAAGAAGGGCTTTATACGCATAACCCTGTACCTCTACAAGAGCCACAGGTGGTTTTGTGGGAAGCCCATCTTCATCTGGAACTCCCTCTCTCGAGTCCTTCCACCCCTGATTCATTGGAACGTAAGGATTTGCATAAGTGTATACTAAAAAACCGTTACCTTCCTCAAGCTTCTTTATTAGCCACTCGTAAGCAGAAAATAAGTTCTCCCTGAGCTTTTTTATTGTCTCTTGATCTTTGGTCCATCTGTAGTACTCACCAGCAAGGATAAGATAGAGAGGAGTCGCATCGATAGAACCATAATACGGAGAAAAAGGATAATTCCCAGAAAGCGAGAGTTCTCCAAGCCTATATTCATGAGGAATTTTTCCAGGCTCTTCCAACCTTTTAGGATCAAATTTCTCACCTTGGAGCTTTGCCAACACAAATAAAGTTCCCTTAGCATACTTTGGATCATAAGGGAGCAAAAAGAGAGAGGATATTATTGAATCTCTGCCAAAAACGCAGAAAAAGTCTGGAATTCCAGCAAATAATGTTTTATTCCCAGTAATCTCGACGCTTAATGCTCTTAAGTGTTCTAGAGCCTTCTTTAATAATCCATACAATCCACTCGCCCTTATCTGTGGAAATGAGGGATCGTGAATCACTGGTACAGAAGCTTGAAGAGTTATCTTTACCTTAGCCGTTCTCCAAGAATAGGGAGGGAGAGAACCACTAAGTCCTTCGGTCAATACTATGACTTTCCTAACCACTCCATCCCTACCCCTATATTCGAACCCAAACTTATTTCTTGATATTTCTCTATTAACGGGAGTTGCTATTCTCCTAACCTCAAAAACATCTCTAAACTTTGAAGTAACATTAACAATGACTTCAAAATCAACTGGATGCTTGTTAGGATTTGCCACAATAATTTTCTCTAGATACTTATTTCCTTTCAGTTTTCTAATCCTTCTAAAAACAACATCTCCTTTAACCTGAGTATAGACTTCACAAAATTCGGTGTCGTACATAAATAGCCTAATCGAATCCCCTTCAACTATTCCAAAAGATGAGCCTCCAAATATTATTCCCATAAAAGAAACTTAATATCCAACCTTTATAAGAGTTAATTGCAAAAATACGCAGGGGGTATAAATGAGAGTCGAAGAGTTTCTTAAACAAAAGGGAATTGAAGTGGGCGACTATGTCAGGATTATTAAAGTTGAAGACGGAGAAAAAGTAGAATATGAAGGAATAGTAATGCCCCCTTACGAGCTCTCAGAGGGAGATACGGTTGTAATAAAGCTTGACAATGGGTATAACATTGGTATTGCAATTGAAAAGATACAAGAAATAAATGTGATAGAAAAAGCTAAGGCTAAGCCCGAAGTGCACTTCAAAGCAGAACTTGAGCCTAGGAAAGAGTTACCCACAATAACTATCCTGGGAACTGGAGGGACTATAGCTAGTAGAATAGATTACGAGACTGGAGCTGTTTATCCAGCATTTACAGCTGAGGAACTTGCAAAAGCTGTTCCCGAAATTTTTGAGATAGCAAACATAAAACCTAAGCTACTCTTCAACATATTTAGTGAGGACATGAAGCCTAAACATTGGATTGAGATTGCTCATGAAACGGCAAAGGCTCTGAATTCTGGAAACGAAGGAGTTGTGATAGCCCACGGAACAGATACAATGGGATACACTGCAGCAGCACTGAGCTTCATGTTGAGAAACTTAACAAAGCCCGTTGTCTTAGTTGGAGCACAGAGAAGTAGCGATAGACCTAGTAGTGATGCTGCTATGAATCTTATTTGTGCCACAAGAATGGCAGTAAGCGATGCTGCTGAGGTTATGGTAGTTATGCACGGAGAGACAAGCGATACTTACTGCTTAGCTCATAGAGGAACAAAGGTTAGGAAGATGCATACTTCAAGGAGAGATGCTTTTAGGAGTATAAACGACATTCCCATAGCCAAGATATGGAGTGATGGAAAAATAGAATTCCTTAGAGACGATTACAGGAAGAGAAGCGAGGGAGAAGTTTGGGTTGATGATAAGCTGGAAGAAAAAGTTGCCCTAGTGAAGGTTTATCCTGGGATGTCAGCAGAGTTAATCGACTTCTTAGTGGATAAGGGGTATAAAGGAATAGTAATTGAGGGGACTGGACTAGGGCATACCCCCTCAGATCTCATTCCAAGTATAAAGAGGGCGGTTGATGAGGGTGTGGCAGTTTGCATGACGAGCCAGTGCCTTTATGGGAGGGTGAACTTAAACGTCTATGCAACTGGAAGAAAGTTGCTTAAGGCAGGGGTTATACCGTGTGAAGACATGCTTCCAGAAACTGCCTACGTAAAGCTAATGTGGGTTCTCGGTCATACAAATGACTTAAGGGAAGCTAAGAAAATGATGCTCACAAACTATGCTGGGGAAATAACCCCCTATACTAAACCAAACACTTTCCTTATTTGAAACATTTTCTTCACATTTAACATTTTCTTCAAAAAATTTAGTTTTTATGTGTTAAATGTCAAAAAATTTATATACAACTAAGGCAATATACCAAAGAAATTCTAGGATTAACTAAGGGGGGATAAATATGAAGGTCAGGGTTGTTTATGAAAGAGGTGTGTTTAGACCAATCGAGAGTGTAGAGCTAGAAGAAGGCACCACAGCAGAAGTGGTAATTCTAGAAAAACAAGAAAAGACTAGGATACTGGACGAGAGCTACTATGAATATGTAACTTGGGGAGAGTAAATCGCAACTCATTTTAACCCCCTCTATTCTTTACATTGTTTGGGGAGGAAAAGTGGAGAAAATAAATTATGAAGAGGTAGGACTTAAAGTAGGATTGGAGATTCATAGACAACTAGATACCAAAAAGCTCTTCTCTCCAGTTCCAAGTAAGCTTAGTGATGACGTTGACTTTACTTTTAAGAGAAGACTAAGACCTACAATGAGTGAACTTGGGGAGATTGATCCAGCTGCTCTTGAAGAATTCAAGAAGGGAAGAACTTACATTTATGAGGCAAACAACGAACTTGGCGATCTAGTTTATATGGATGAAGAACCTCCCAGGGGGCCAGATGAAGAAGCCTTAGAGGTTGCTCTCCAGATAGCATATTTGCTAAACGCCAAACCAGTTGACGAAGTCTATTATATGAGAAAGATTGTAATAGATGGCTCAAACGTTTCAGGATTCCAGAGAACGGCAATAATAGCCACCGACGGAAAAGTCGAAACTCCCTGGGGAACCGTGGGGATCCCAACAATATGTCTAGAGGAAGATGCCGCAAGAATTATCGAAACAAGGGATAGGGAAGTCATCTACAGGATTGACAGACTAGGAATTCCCCTTGTAGAGATAAGCACCACTCCAGATATTCACCACCCAGAGCAGGCTAAGGTAGTTGCAAAGTTCATTGGAGATGCTCTGAGAGCCACTAGAAAGGTAAAGAGAGGGCTGGGGACAATAAGACAAGATCTAAACGTCTCAATAAAAGGTGGAGCCAGGATTGAAATAAAGGGAGTTCAAGAGCTCGACATGATTCCAGTGATCATTGAGAGAGAAGTTCAAAGGCAGCTCAACTTGCTCAAGATTAGAGATGAGCTCAGGAAGAGAGGAGTTACACCAGAAGACATAAAGGAAGAGTTTTACGATGTTACAGATATATTCAAAGACACAAAATCAAAAATAATCGCAAGAATTTTGAAGAAAGGAGGAAAAGTTCTCGCAATAAAACTCCCCAAGTTCAAGGGATTAATAGGAATGGAAATCCAACCAGGAAGGAGGTTAGGAACAGAATTTGCAGATAGAGCTAAGAAGTACGTGCCTGGAATATTCCACAGCGATGAGCTTCCAAACTATGGAATAACCCAGGAGGAGGTAGAAAAGGTTAGAAAACTACTTGAATTGGAAGAGGAAGATGCGTTTGTCCTTGTTGCCGCCCAAGAGGAAATAGCCAAGAAAGCCCTAAAAGAGGTTATAATAAGGGCAAGAGAAGCAATAATCGGAGTTCCAGAAGAGACAAGGAGAGCCCTCCCAGACGGAAACACTCAATACATGAGACCTCTCCCAGGGAAAGCAAGAATGTACCCAGAAACTGACATTCCACCAATAAGGATAACAGAGGAAATGAAGAGGAGAATAAAAGAAAACTTGCCAGAGTTGCCACAAGCGAAAGTTGAAAAATACGTTAAGGAGTTTGGAATTGACAAGAGCATGGCCCAAACAATTGTGGACGATGAAAGGGATGAGCTATTTGAAGAGCTGATTGAAATGGGCGTAAAACCATCACTTGCAGCTTCCATTCTGGCAGTTGTTCTTAAGGGCCTAAGAAAAGAAGTCCCAATTGAAAACATTACAGAGGAGCATATAAAGGGAGCATTCAGGCTGTATTTGGAAGGAAAAATTGCCAAGGAAGCTTTTGAGGAAATATTCAAAGAGTTAGCTCAGCATCCAGAAAAAACGGCCGAAGAAGTTGCACAAGAAAAGGGATTAACCTTGTTGAGCGAGGAGGAAGTGAGAAAGATAGTTGACGAAGTAGTTAACCAATACATAGATGTCATAAAAGAGAAAGGAATGGGAGCTATGGGACTAATAATGGGTAGAGTGATGACCAAAGTCAGAGGCAAAGCAGATGGAAAGCTCGTGAGTCAAATAGTTAAGGAGAAGATTAGGGAGATATCCGGTTGAACTTTCTTTTTTACTACTTTGTTTAGTTTACAAATTTTAAATTTATAATTTTATGTAAACACTAACCAAAATTTTTTATAAGTCTATTCTCTGGAGTATTATTACGAGGTGAACAATATAAAAGTATATTTAGATAGGAAGCACTTTGTAGTGATGCTGTTAATGTTCTTGGCAGTAAGCACAACAACCACTAAAGCTGGAAGTTTGGAGCCATACCTTCTAGATAGAGATGTAAAAAAAGGAGGAGAAGTTTCATCTGTTGATATAAGTATAAGTGTATCAGGAGGATCCATAAATTTTAACCTAAAAGTCTCGTACAGCGGAAAACATGGATTTGGAGCTGGAGCGGCACTATATGGCTACTATAACCCAGAAACTAATGAGTGGGCTGGTTTTGGGAGATGGATGAACTATGAAACAAAAGACTATACAACACCAGTAATACCAATAACAAAGATTAGGTACAGGGTAAATATGTATTGGAAGGGCGACATAAAGCGAGAAAGAATTGCAACAGGAGATTACAAGGTCTATACCATTTATCATTTAACAGCAATAAGGCATACAGAAAGGCCAGGAGAAAGGTGGGACAAAGACGAAGTTCTAATAAATGGGAACTTTAGACTCTCCGGGCTTATTACAGCACCAAAAATACAATCCTCCCCTATAGAAGATAAAGAGGGGATGAAATTATGAAAAAGACTGTTTTCCTTCTTTTCATATTTTTGATGTTGACTCCTAATACTTTAGCTAGCGAGTCTATCCCATTAAAGTGGAGAGTGATAGTTACAAAATTGAACTATGAAAACGGAACATACGTAATAACCTCTGATGATTATGAGGGTATTGTTTCAAACCTTACAATAACTTCCTTAGAAGATGATATGTATAACGTCACGTTTACCCTGGACATTGAAACTAAAACTCTCAATGACTGGGTTTACAGATCTCCTAAAAGGCTTTTAATATCTCTAACTGTAGATGGAAAGACAAACACATTTATATGTGGAAATGAGATTGTGTTTTTCCCATTTTACTTCATTCCCCATAACTTTACTATCGCCGACAAAATTTACCATATGGGCATCCCTATAGAGTTTAAAAAGAGTGAGATTATAATAGGGGATTCATTTGAAAACGGAACGAGGATAGGAGTTGGATATGTCAACAACTTAGACATTTACCAAAACATGGATACTTTCAAGGTAAAGGCATGTGCTTTTGTACATGTAAATGGAACTTGCCTTAAGTGGGAAACAAAAAAGGAGGATCCCATTTTTATATTTAGAGGTCCCTACTTAGTGCAAGCAAGTGTGATTTATCCCAAGGATCCCTTTGGTATTTTTGATGATCCCGTAACAATTATGATAACCCCTATACTTGATAATCAAACTCTAAACTTTCTAATGTCCCTCCCAAATCCTCCCTCTACTAAAGATAACAGCACTCTAATTTATGCAGGCTTAACACTTGCATTCCTGGGAATAGCTTTATGGAGAGTGATGAAAAAATGAAAACTCTAGGAGTAGAACTAAAATCAAGAATAGATATGCTAAGTACAATGATAGCATTGCCTTCTGTGATTCTTTACATATTTTGGTCAACTATGAGTAAGATAGACGTTGTATCCACAAGCTCCAGTAAACTAGTTCCTATTAGCAACTATACTTCTTATCTTTCAGCAATTACCTCCAACATTGAATTTTTTGAAGCCGTTAAAGTAGCTCAATTTGCAGCATTTCACTCTGCCTTGACTAGATTAATACTCTCGACTTTTATCACAGGCACGATTTTGGCAGCGCTATTCATTGGAGAACCCATAAGTGGTGGCCAAATAATAATAGACGTCTCTCTCGTTGGTAGCAAAGTAAATGCGATAATAAAAAGAACAACCCCAGTTGTTTATTATGGAGGTTTCTTGAGTATAATAAACGTGTTTATTGTTACTCTTTCAAAGCACTTTGGTATCTTTGTACAGTCTAGAGCCCTACTTGCCATCTTCATATCTTCTTTCCTAGCTTTTATTTGGGGAGTAGTCCTAACAATTTTTCTAACTCTCATATTTAAAAACCAGATTTATCCCGTAGCCACTGGTTTTGTTATTATCTTTCTTTCTATGTATTCATACTCCCTAAGAGATGTTCTCATGCCGTCTATCTCTCTAATGTATTTGATGTGGAGCAGAGAATTTGGGACCTTTTCGGAATATCTGCTGATGGGAATATTTCTAGAGGGAATAGTGGCTGTGTCCACACTCGAAATAATAAAAAGGAGGGAGATGTATTGAAGGTGCTTACATATGTTATGCTAGCTTCAGTAATTTTATTCACAACTACATATCTCATTCTATACCTCACCTACGCTAAGCCTGTTGAAATAGACGTTCCTTTCTATGGGGCTCCTAGGGGATATACCACAATCACGTATGAAGAAGTTATTTTACCGCTTACTGGAAAATACAAGATAGAGAACTGCTATGTTCAAGATTCAAGAAGCATTTACTCAAATGAAGGTTACTTGAGTGAAAGAGGAGTGAGAATCATTGTTGGCAACTATACTGAAGATGTTTATGTAAGGCTTATTCCTCAGAAGATGATCCCCTCCGAGATTATATTCCTCCTTATGGTGGGAGGTGTATTGGGATATGTAGGTGATAGAATGTTCAAATTTAAGTAAAAGTTATGGAAAAGTCAAAGCTCTCGATAATGTGAGCTTTAGGCTTAAAAAAGGGCTATCCCTTGTGGTAGGGCCAAATGGGAGTGGAAAGACTACTTTAATAAAAATACTCAGCAAATTGACTTTTCCAGATTCAGGCGAAATACTCGTTTTAGGAAAAAAGCTTGAAGAAATAAAGCCTAATGAAATAACGTTTGCATTTGAAAAGACAGTTTTCTACCCACGAATAAAGGTAGGAGAATATCTAAAGACCCTAAGCGAAGTTAGAGGATGCAACAATGTAGAGGAAGTTATTGAAAAGTTTGAGTTAAAACAAATATTAAATAAGAGATTTAGCCAGCTTTCTCAGGGATTTAAGAGACGATTTCTTGTTGCAACGGCATTTATAGGGAACCCCAAGGTAATAATACTGGACGAACCCTTTAGCAACGTGGATATATCCGCAAAAAATCTGCTCACTCAAGTATTAGAAGAAGAAAGCAAAAAATAAGAGCATAATAGTTGTGACTCACATATTCCCAGAAATTAATAGTATTTCTTCGCTCCTTCTCCTATACAATGGAAGAGTTCTTGCGAACATCCATGACAGAACTATAAAAAAGGTCATTGGATTTGAGGCTATCTTCAGAGATAGGGTTATTAGGAATGACATAAAAATGTTAATAGAATTAATAAGAAAAGGAGACGAGCCCCTAGAGATAAGGGGAATAACAATTGAAGATTATGCAATGAACTTAATAAAAGGGATGATGAAGTTCGCTAGACCTGAGGAGTGATGAGCCCTAGGGTATCTGACCACAAACTTTTACTTTTCTTACATAATCCCTATTGTAGATGATGAGGCCATCCCCTCTGATCTGTGATGAGTGGGTGAGCTGGCTGATACTTTATTCATTTTTGTCAAATTTTTGTGAGATTTTGTCCATAACTAACCATCATCGTGTTTGGGTAAATATATAACTGCCTTGTCCAATATTATGCCTTGATATACACTTGTCGGGAGGTGTACAAAGGTGAGTTTATTAAAGAGATACCTGGAATATCCTGTTTTGCAAAAGATACTTATTGGCCTTATTTTGGGTGCAATATTTGGTTTAATTATGGGCCACTTTGGATATGATGAAGCAGTAAAAACGTACATCAAGCCCTTTGGAGACCTCTTCGTCAGACTTCTGAAAATGCTAGTTATGCCAATAGTCTTCGCATCGCTAGTGGTAGGTGCAGCCAGCATAAGTCCAGCAAGACTTGGAAGGGTGGGAGTAAAAATAGTCCTCTACTATTTACTAACATCAGCATTTGCAGTTATGCTGGGAATTATAATGGCAAGAATCTTCAACCCAGGAGCTGGAATTCAGCTTTCAGTTGGAGGGCAACAATTCCAGCCAAAAGAGGCACCACCCATTGTTCAAACATTACTTAACATAATTCCAACGAACCCCTTCGGAGCTCTTGCAAATGGCCAAGTCCTTCCAACGATATTCTTTGCTATCATATTGGGAATAGCAATAACATACCTAATGAACAGCAATGAAGAGAGAATAAGGAAGAGCGGAGAAACCTTGCTTCGTGCAATTGACGGTTTGGCTGAGGCGATGTACAAGATAGTTGGGGGAGTTATGCAATACGCTCCCATTGGTGTCTTTGCATTAATAG contains:
- the gatD gene encoding Glu-tRNA(Gln) amidotransferase subunit GatD; its protein translation is MRVEEFLKQKGIEVGDYVRIIKVEDGEKVEYEGIVMPPYELSEGDTVVIKLDNGYNIGIAIEKIQEINVIEKAKAKPEVHFKAELEPRKELPTITILGTGGTIASRIDYETGAVYPAFTAEELAKAVPEIFEIANIKPKLLFNIFSEDMKPKHWIEIAHETAKALNSGNEGVVIAHGTDTMGYTAAALSFMLRNLTKPVVLVGAQRSSDRPSSDAAMNLICATRMAVSDAAEVMVVMHGETSDTYCLAHRGTKVRKMHTSRRDAFRSINDIPIAKIWSDGKIEFLRDDYRKRSEGEVWVDDKLEEKVALVKVYPGMSAELIDFLVDKGYKGIVIEGTGLGHTPSDLIPSIKRAVDEGVAVCMTSQCLYGRVNLNVYATGRKLLKAGVIPCEDMLPETAYVKLMWVLGHTNDLREAKKMMLTNYAGEITPYTKPNTFLI
- a CDS encoding L-fucose/L-arabinose isomerase family protein codes for the protein MIGLVSFTDPRKTALSHERESAIKEKHEKLLKELSEEFEILDINAELGKYSEEIFGINSVEEAIEAGRIAKSKGVSGVILGLWHWTESNLVTYFIKEANVPILLYSDGDPNWAGATCVTSVGASLWESSVNEYAIRHSRVIGDVELVKAWARASEAIKALSERALLLFGGTYTLGMEHLMDDLPRLKKFVGDFIILDQYVVIKEGESIEDEKVEEFYNWLMKNTNVKFDNKMLTPEVLKKQIRLYLGAKKIVEERKERVSGISIKCQPELSEVYGVTACTIPAFFPFNQDAFGEKPIIPATCEGDIKGTISSALLYYLSGKPPLFGDIKYVDDEIVIIANCGASSLYYARLSDDAYENLRAVTIQGQCQGKSGGALTYRTPPAEFTVARLIRRNGKYYLLYFFTEGVEITEEIERKLKWGKQWPHTAIKNPLDSQDFIRVMGANHLSLVPGDYTAEIEYVTKIWGIEGIDLSDPIEVKKFLKS
- a CDS encoding ATP-binding cassette domain-containing protein, with protein sequence MIECSNLSKSYGKVKALDNVSFRLKKGLSLVVGPNGSGKTTLIKILSKLTFPDSGEILVLGKKLEEIKPNEITFAFEKTVFYPRIKVGEYLKTLSEVRGCNNVEEVIEKFELKQILNKRFSQLSQGFKRRFLVATAFIGNPKVIILDEPFSNVDISAKNLLTQVLEEESKK
- a CDS encoding antitoxin family protein, with translation MKVRVVYERGVFRPIESVELEEGTTAEVVILEKQEKTRILDESYYEYVTWGE
- the gatE gene encoding Glu-tRNA(Gln) amidotransferase subunit GatE, which translates into the protein MEKINYEEVGLKVGLEIHRQLDTKKLFSPVPSKLSDDVDFTFKRRLRPTMSELGEIDPAALEEFKKGRTYIYEANNELGDLVYMDEEPPRGPDEEALEVALQIAYLLNAKPVDEVYYMRKIVIDGSNVSGFQRTAIIATDGKVETPWGTVGIPTICLEEDAARIIETRDREVIYRIDRLGIPLVEISTTPDIHHPEQAKVVAKFIGDALRATRKVKRGLGTIRQDLNVSIKGGARIEIKGVQELDMIPVIIEREVQRQLNLLKIRDELRKRGVTPEDIKEEFYDVTDIFKDTKSKIIARILKKGGKVLAIKLPKFKGLIGMEIQPGRRLGTEFADRAKKYVPGIFHSDELPNYGITQEEVEKVRKLLELEEEDAFVLVAAQEEIAKKALKEVIIRAREAIIGVPEETRRALPDGNTQYMRPLPGKARMYPETDIPPIRITEEMKRRIKENLPELPQAKVEKYVKEFGIDKSMAQTIVDDERDELFEELIEMGVKPSLAASILAVVLKGLRKEVPIENITEEHIKGAFRLYLEGKIAKEAFEEIFKELAQHPEKTAEEVAQEKGLTLLSEEEVRKIVDEVVNQYIDVIKEKGMGAMGLIMGRVMTKVRGKADGKLVSQIVKEKIREISG
- a CDS encoding amylo-alpha-1,6-glucosidase, yielding MGIIFGGSSFGIVEGDSIRLFMYDTEFCEVYTQVKGDVVFRRIRKLKGNKYLEKIIVANPNKHPVDFEVIVNVTSKFRDVFEVRRIATPVNREISRNKFGFEYRGRDGVVRKVIVLTEGLSGSLPPYSWRTAKVKITLQASVPVIHDPSFPQIRASGLYGLLKKALEHLRALSVEITGNKTLFAGIPDFFCVFGRDSIISSLFLLPYDPKYAKGTLFVLAKLQGEKFDPKRLEEPGKIPHEYRLGELSLSGNYPFSPYYGSIDATPLYLILAGEYYRWTKDQETIKKLRENLFSAYEWLIKKLEEGNGFLVYTYANPYVPMNQGWKDSREGVPDEDGLPTKPPVALVEVQGYAYKALLSLAEISEIINPDENYLIQLSRELKKKFNREFKGKKGYKLALNSDVLASNQGHLLFSGIVEDQEKVIEALFSSELLTRWGIRTLSEKEKAYNPFSYHNGSIWPHDNAIIALGLSKVGELEKAEDVALRVLRAFLRLNSLPELYAGVDAPEPFIIPRANEPQAWSASSIFAFITASLGITPKGVSRENTKLPNLSIYPVIINGKKHKLAIKNGEIKISRIS